The following is a genomic window from Amycolatopsis sp. BJA-103.
CGCAAGGTGATCGGACCCTCCTTGCGAAGCTGGCACTCACATGGCTAGAGTGCTAATTGCACGGCCCGAACACGCCCCGGCACCCGCGACGGCGGGGGTGGTAGGAGCCGTAACTCATCCTGCCAACGCTTTCGACGACCGTGGAGGTCAACCCGGTGAGCGTGAACATCAAGCCGCTCGAGGACAAGATCGTTGTCCAGACGAGTGAGGCCGAGGAGACGACCGCTTCCGGCCTCGTCATCCCCGACACCGCCAAGGAGAAGCCCCAGGAGGGCAAGGTTCTGGCCGTGGGCCCGGGCCGCATCGACGACAAGGGCAACCGCGTCCCGCTCGACGTTTCCGTCGGCGACGTCGTCATCTACTCCAAGTACGGCGGCACCGAAGTGAAGTACAACGGTGAGGACTACTTGATCCTCTCCGCTCGCGACGTGCTGGCCGTCATCAACTGACGTCCGCTCTCAGCGCATGACGCCCCGGGCCCCGCATTGCCGGGGAACGGGGCGTTCGTGTTTTCCGAGCAGTAAGACTGGAAGGTAAGCGGAACAGGCATGCCCAAGCAGATCAGTTTCGACGAGGACGCTCGTCGCGCGCTCGAGCGCGGGGTGAACAAGCTCGCCGACGCGGTCAAGGTCACCCTCGGCCCGCGCGGTCGCCACGTCGTGCTCGACAAGAAGTTCGGTGGCCCGACCATCACCCTCGACGGTGTCACCGTCGCTCGCGAGATCGAGCTCGACGACCCGTTCGAGAACCTCGGCGCCCAGCTCGCCAAGAGCGTCGCCACCAAGACCAACGACGTCGCCGGTGACGGCACCACGACCGCGACCGTGCTCGCGCAGTCGCTGGTGAAGGTCGGCCTGCGCAACGTCGCGGCCGGCGCGAACCCGACGGCCGTCGGCCGCGGCATCGAGGCCGCCGCGGAGAAGGTCATCGCGATCCTCAAGGAGAAGGCGACCCCGGTCAAGGGCCGCGACAACATCGCCCAGGTCGGCACCGTCACCTCGCGTGACGCGGCCATCGGCGCCCTGCTCGGCGAAGCCGTCGAGCGGGTCGGTGAAGACGGTGTCATCACGATCGAGGAGTCGTCCACGCTGGCGACCGAGCTCGTGATCACCGAGGGTGTGCAGTTCGACAAGGGTTTCCTGTCGGCGCACTTCGCGACCAACCCGGAAGAGCAGAAGGCGATCCTCGAGGACGCCTTCATCCTGCTGGTCCGCGAGAAGATCTCGTCCCTGGCCGACCTGCTCCCGGTGCTGGAGAAGGTCGTCGAGGCCAAGAAGCCGCTGCTGATCATCGCCGAG
Proteins encoded in this region:
- the groES gene encoding co-chaperone GroES, with protein sequence MSVNIKPLEDKIVVQTSEAEETTASGLVIPDTAKEKPQEGKVLAVGPGRIDDKGNRVPLDVSVGDVVIYSKYGGTEVKYNGEDYLILSARDVLAVIN